The genomic interval ATTTTCACAATGCATGCACGATACGGGCTGAGAAACCATCATGGGGTTTTCTTCATTGCCCTCCTCACTTACATAGTATCGATCCATGCGCAGCCAATGCATCTCCCTACCTCGACTTACTTCCTGTTTCCCAACAACCGGGATATTATTCTCAGACTGGCACGCAACTATACAAGCACTGCAGCCTGTACAAGCATTGAGATCCACCACCATACTCCATTGATATTCCTGATAAGGATTATCTTTGAATGCTGGATTCTTTTTGGGATGCCGCTCTTCCCATAAAGTAGGGTATTCTTCCCAGGGTTCTCCACCAGGCAACGTATGCACAGCGTCATCAGCAAAATGTGGATTGGCTCGATATTCCTCTAACGTTGCCATCCGATACATCGGGCGGCCTTCTAAATAACCATGATCCTGAGTTGTTGCAAGCATGTAACGCTCGCCTGTTTTTTCAATCGCGCCCAACCCAATACGCATAGCCGTCGGAATCCGAAGCTGCGAAACATTCTTGCCCACGCCCGTCGAAACAGCTCCATGTCCATAGACATCCGTATAATCATCCAGGTCAAAAAACCCTGTCTTACGTTCTGGACGTTTTGACTCGATCTCACGTCCATACCCTAGATGTACGGACACCGAATTGTCTGCATGACCAGGCACAATCCAAACAGGCAGCTCGATTTCGTTGTTATTTACTGTAAGTTTTACTACATCTGAATAATGCTGCCCCTCAACATAGTCTACCGACAGTTCGAGTTGCGCGGCTGTTGCCGGGCTCATGATTGCCACATTGTCCCAGACCAGTTTTGTAACGGGGTCAGGCAACTCCTGACACCAGACATTGTTGGCAAAACTTCCATCAAGCACCTTTTGATCAAGACGAAAAACAACTTCTATCGCATTCTCTAACAGTGTTGTTGGTCTGCCTGTGACAGTTTGCTGCAAGGTTGGAACAGCAGGCTGAAAACTACTATCAACCAAATAACCATCGTGTAATACGCGCTGCCACTCTCTATCAAAATCTCCAGAGATAATTGTTTCCCACTGTGCACGAACGAGATCATAGCCAGATGTGCTCAATCCAGTCGCAAAGGTTTGCAAGATCTCTAACTCTGATTTCGTATCAAATAGTGGTGCAATCAACGGTTGAACGACAGACAACGTACCGTCGTAGGCACGTCCATCTCCCCAGGCTTCCAAATAGTGGCTCCTCGGCACATGCCAGGTACATAATGCAGCTGTTTCATCGTAATGTAGGCCGACATGGATGCTGTTGTCTACGCGCTGTAAAGCAGCCTGGAAGTCCAGTTCACCAGGATGATCGTAAACTGGGTTCACACCAATCACAAGCAGCGCATCAAGTGAACCACTGCTCATGTCTGAAACGAGCCGCCTAAATTCATCAGATTGAGGGGCCTTTATACGCTCATCTGTATCGAGCAATATCACAGTATTATCAACACAATTAAGCGTATTATTTATAGCCGCGCACAGTGCATGAATTTCGGGAGGCTGAGTCTCTCCGGCCAAAACCACACCACTTGAGCCGGCACGCCGCAAATCTTTGGCAATCTGAACCGCATAAGGGTGATCTACAAACCTCGCACCCACACCTTCGACACCGTCAACTTGCAGATGCACAGCTACAGCAGCTGCAAATTCAGCTATATCACTCGATTTTAATCGAAGACGATTGTCTGCTGCAGACCCAGTAACAGAGTAGTTGCTCTCAATTACATACAGACGACTCATATCATCCTGCGCATTTTCCAACTTACGTGAAGCACTAAAGCCACGCATGTTCTGCACAAAGTTTCGCTCTACAGGAGATAAAAAATCAGCATCAAAGCTTACAACAACACTGGCACGCTCAAACTGGTACACCGGGCGCAAAGGTGCGTTATATGCCATTTGCATGCCCATACGTACAGGGTCATCTCCTTCAGCAGCATACGTAACCCATCTTAACTGTGGAAAACGAGCCTCCAATTGTCGCTGCAAGGCAGACATCGTTGGAGAAGAATTTGCTTCGCACAATACTGCTACACGACGTGACCCGGCATCTCGCACGAATCCCTGGCAAAAAGCAACAAAGTCATTCCAGCTTGCTTCGTCCCCATTTTTGCGAACCTGCTTCGATCTATCCGGGTCGTACAAATTCAGGATTGATGCCTGCTCAAATAAACCCGTAGCCCCCTTACTTACAGGATGCTCCGGGTTTCCCTCAACTTTAGTAGGACGCCCCTCATAACTCTTCACTAACAACCCAAGCAGCGTCCCACGATAGGGCATGGACGTTGCATAATGCATCGCAATACCGGGAATCGTCTCTTCTGGCTTGCGCGAATAGGGTAGCGTCAACTCAACTGGTCGGCGGCACCCGGCAAGGCCCGCCATTGCCATACTAGCGCCCATCAACTGAATAAACTGCCGGCGAGACGCACCTGTAGGAGGCTCATCGGCACCCGGCATGAATTCAGGATCTGCAACTTTCAGCATTTTCTGATCCTGATTCAAGTCTGAAGCACTACGCCAATACTTCAGCTTCTCATCGGCATTCGTTATCGAGTTGGCGTCAACTATCGGTAGCTCTATCATATCCTATTGATGTTACCGGCTCAAGGTTGGGTCACTCAAGAACCTGACAACCCATCACACGTAACTTAAAACCTATTAATAATGGCAGGCTGAACAGTTTGTTGGAGGTACAATACCGTCCTGGCTGATTCGCTCGATGTTCCTCTCAATAAAATCAGCTGGCTGTACATACCCCATATTAGTCACTTCCTCGTTAGGGCGGAGGTACAATTCAGGTTGACGGTGGCATTCCAAGCACCAACCCATTGAAAGCGGCTCTGCCTGATACACAACTTCCATCTCATCGATGGCCCCGTGACATGTCTGACATCCTACGCCATTGCTCACGTGCGTTGCGTGACTAAACTGCACGTACTCCGGCAAGAAACTTACCTTGACCCACTCAATCGGATCACCCGTGGCCCAACTCTCGCGAATGGGCAGCAACTTTAGCGATTCGCTCTTGATCCCCTGCCCATGACAGTTCATACAAGTCTGGGTCGCCGGCAGATTGGCAAGTGCAGACACTTCGACGTTGGTATGACAGTAACGACAATCCAGGCCCAACTCATCCACATGAAGGCGGTGGCTATAAGGAACGGGTTGCTCGGGTGCGTACCCAACGTCAATAAATTCAGGGGAAAAGTAATACCAGACCAAAGCAACTGTAAGCACTCCGCCCAGAGTAACGCCAAAGAGGGAAAGCGCGGGAAGTGCATTTGCTTTTTTCGGGAATATCTGAGCCATTCCAGTCTATGCTAAATTAAGACAGTTTTCTTATGTAAGAAGTGACGAATTTATGCCACTCGAACCGTTACTTCAAGGTATTTAGTTTGAATCCCGAGTAAAAAGGAAGCGGGTCGTTATAGTTTCACGCCCGCACCAAACTCATAAAACATTCACTCTACCAGCGAGGCGCCATGAAATTTTTGTTCCAAGATTTGCTCCGCCATATGAATTGTCGTCTAAACCTGCCGTTTGAACGGCACGCATTTGTACCAATACCGGCCGTTTTTGCCAAGTCAGCTTTCATTGCCCTAACAACACATCCTTTCGTTCTGCCCAGAAGTTTTGGTAATTCGGCGGGATCGTCTATTGCTCTCCATTTCGAAATGATCCTGTAACACAGAAAAACTTGCCGGCCACACCCTTACACTTCTCCTCGATGTGTTGCTAGTTGCCCTTTTGCGCTGTGCCGAAATCGCCAGGTGAGCAACAATGCCGCCGTAGCCAAACCAAGCACCAATCCCCACCACAACCCAACAGCCCCAAAATCTGCAATAAAAGCAAGCGACATCCCTACACTCAACCCAACAATCCAGTACGATACAAATCCAATAATCATTGGGATGCGGGTGTCTTTCAAACCACGCAAAGCGCCCAGGGCAGCAACCTGAATTCCATCAAACACCTGAAACACCGCAGCAACACCCAGCAGGGTGATAGCAAGCGCCACAACTTCCGCGTTCTCGGGCACACTGGTATCCAGATACAGGCTGATAATGGGGCGTGGAATAACCCAGAAAAGAATGGCTGTAAAACTCATAAAAGCCAGTGCCAAATACAGCGCCACATTGCCGGCGCGTTGCGCACCCTGATAATCTTTCATGCCGATCGCCTGTCCTACGCGCACAGAAGCGGCAATCCCAATCCCCATTGGCACCATAAAGGTATACGCAGCGCACTGGATTGCTACCTGATGAGAAGCGAGGGCCACGGTACCAATCAAGCCCATCGTGAGCGAGGTAATGGCAAACAAGCCGGCTTCAACGCCGTGCGAAATACCAATCGGCCACCCAACCCGGAACACCTCCTTAAGGGTTTTCACATGCACTTTCATCAGGCCGGCAAATACGTTGTACTTCCGAAACGCCGGCGAAAACTTAACGTAGGCGGCTACGATAATAAACATCGACCAGTACACAATGGTACTCGCCCAACCGGTACCCGCAAGGCCCATCTCAGGAAATCCCCACTTTCCAAACATGAGGACATAATTCGCCAGCACATTCACCCCGAGCCCTATCAATGTAATAAGCGTTACCGGCAATGGGCGTGACACCCCCTCAACCAGGCTGCGAAACGCGCCAAACCACAAAAACGGAAGCAGCCCCCATAAAATAGCATGCAGATAGCTGCCTGTAAGCGCAACCGTTTCCGGCTCCTGCCCCATCTTGAGCAGCATCGGCTCAATATTCCACATAATGAGCACAGGAATAACAGCAAGCAGTACCCCAACGCGCAACCCCTCCCGTACACTGCGCCCGATCGCCGCTTCATCGCCAGCGCCATGGGCCTGCGAGACCATCGGCCCTACGGCAAACACAACCCCGAGCGTAATAATTGCAAGCACAAAGAAAATAGTATTCCCCAGCGCCACCCCAGCCAACGGCGCTACGCCTAATCGCCCCACCATTACGGTGTCAACAAACCCCATCGACATTTGCCCCAGCTGAGACCCAATCACAGGCCCAGCCAGCCGCAGCGTATGCTTGATTTCCTTGACGTATTCTGCTCTCGAATTCAGACCCAACAGCCAGCACCAAAAAAAAATTTCAAATCAGGTAGGTATACACCCTCCTTTATGTACAACAAGGAGGTGCAAGGTAGTAATAGGTCAGTGCGGCAGCCGCAGCGAACCTCCATTCCGCCGAAATTTACTGTATTTTATGCAGGTTCAACCCGGCTGTCGCGCATGACTCGACCGTATACTCTAATCCCACCGTCCCGTTCTTCCCCAATTTTTTTCTTCGTAACTTGCAGCCCCGCATTCAATTTCACCCACTAATGCTGTCGGTAGTGGATTTTAGTCTTTCGAAATGGACGTTTGCGCATGCTGTATTCTGTTTGGCTGCTGCAAGCGTTGTTGGTGTGGCTGGGGACTTGCGTATTTTGCTTCTCGCCGGCCTACTCTCCTTTGGTTATTTTCTATGGCGCGGCAATGCCGGCTGGACACCCCACGGCGGATTTGGCCGGGCCAATGCCATCACACTTGCGCGCCTGATTGCCGGCCTCAGCCTCTGCTTTCTCGGAAGTACAAGCGCCAGCGGTTTGCTCGTTTTTATACTGGCCCTCGGTGTACTCATTGTTGATGGACTCGACGGCTGGATGGCACGCAGGCACAATGAAGCCTCTGAATTTGGCGAGTACTTCGATAAAGAAACTGACGCGTTCTTTCTGCTCATCCTGTGCTTTGTCGCCTATTTCCAGGAAAAAG from Bacteroidota bacterium carries:
- a CDS encoding MATE family efflux transporter, producing the protein MIGSQLGQMSMGFVDTVMVGRLGVAPLAGVALGNTIFFVLAIITLGVVFAVGPMVSQAHGAGDEAAIGRSVREGLRVGVLLAVIPVLIMWNIEPMLLKMGQEPETVALTGSYLHAILWGLLPFLWFGAFRSLVEGVSRPLPVTLITLIGLGVNVLANYVLMFGKWGFPEMGLAGTGWASTIVYWSMFIIVAAYVKFSPAFRKYNVFAGLMKVHVKTLKEVFRVGWPIGISHGVEAGLFAITSLTMGLIGTVALASHQVAIQCAAYTFMVPMGIGIAASVRVGQAIGMKDYQGAQRAGNVALYLALAFMSFTAILFWVIPRPIISLYLDTSVPENAEVVALAITLLGVAAVFQVFDGIQVAALGALRGLKDTRIPMIIGFVSYWIVGLSVGMSLAFIADFGAVGLWWGLVLGLATAALLLTWRFRHSAKGQLATHRGEV
- a CDS encoding TAT-variant-translocated molybdopterin oxidoreductase, with translation MIELPIVDANSITNADEKLKYWRSASDLNQDQKMLKVADPEFMPGADEPPTGASRRQFIQLMGASMAMAGLAGCRRPVELTLPYSRKPEETIPGIAMHYATSMPYRGTLLGLLVKSYEGRPTKVEGNPEHPVSKGATGLFEQASILNLYDPDRSKQVRKNGDEASWNDFVAFCQGFVRDAGSRRVAVLCEANSSPTMSALQRQLEARFPQLRWVTYAAEGDDPVRMGMQMAYNAPLRPVYQFERASVVVSFDADFLSPVERNFVQNMRGFSASRKLENAQDDMSRLYVIESNYSVTGSAADNRLRLKSSDIAEFAAAVAVHLQVDGVEGVGARFVDHPYAVQIAKDLRRAGSSGVVLAGETQPPEIHALCAAINNTLNCVDNTVILLDTDERIKAPQSDEFRRLVSDMSSGSLDALLVIGVNPVYDHPGELDFQAALQRVDNSIHVGLHYDETAALCTWHVPRSHYLEAWGDGRAYDGTLSVVQPLIAPLFDTKSELEILQTFATGLSTSGYDLVRAQWETIISGDFDREWQRVLHDGYLVDSSFQPAVPTLQQTVTGRPTTLLENAIEVVFRLDQKVLDGSFANNVWCQELPDPVTKLVWDNVAIMSPATAAQLELSVDYVEGQHYSDVVKLTVNNNEIELPVWIVPGHADNSVSVHLGYGREIESKRPERKTGFFDLDDYTDVYGHGAVSTGVGKNVSQLRIPTAMRIGLGAIEKTGERYMLATTQDHGYLEGRPMYRMATLEEYRANPHFADDAVHTLPGGEPWEEYPTLWEERHPKKNPAFKDNPYQEYQWSMVVDLNACTGCSACIVACQSENNIPVVGKQEVSRGREMHWLRMDRYYVSEEGNEENPMMVSQPVSCMHCENAPCEQVCPVAATVHSPDGTNQMIYNRCIGTRYCANNCPYKVRRFNFFNWTKTLPV
- a CDS encoding cytochrome c3 family protein — translated: MAQIFPKKANALPALSLFGVTLGGVLTVALVWYYFSPEFIDVGYAPEQPVPYSHRLHVDELGLDCRYCHTNVEVSALANLPATQTCMNCHGQGIKSESLKLLPIRESWATGDPIEWVKVSFLPEYVQFSHATHVSNGVGCQTCHGAIDEMEVVYQAEPLSMGWCLECHRQPELYLRPNEEVTNMGYVQPADFIERNIERISQDGIVPPTNCSACHY